In Candidatus Paceibacterota bacterium, the DNA window CCGACATGTTAACTGGATCAATAATATTTCCAAGAGATTTGGACATCTTGCGTCCTTGCCCATCACGAACCAATCCATGTAGATAAACTTTTTTGAATGGAATTTGTCCCGTTAGATAAGTACTCATTAAGATCATTCTTGCTACCCAGAAAAATAAGATGTCATATCCAGTTTCAAGAACATCAGTTGGGTGATAGTTTTTTAAATCATTAGTTTTTTCTGGCCACCCCAAGGTTGAGAAAGTCCAAAGACCAGATGAAAACCAAGTATCAAGGGTGTCTGGGTCTTGTTCCCACCCATCTCCTTCTGGGGTTTCCACTCCTGTATAAGTTTCGTCACCACGGTACCAAACAGGGATACGGTGCCCATACCATATTTGCCTTGAGATACACCAGTCCCTTAGGTTATTTATCCAGTGGAAATAAATTTTTGAGAAATGCTCGGGAATAATTTCTACCTGACCATTTTCAACAACCTGAATCATTAACTTTTTTAGTGTTACTGTGTCTCCTGATGAGATACCGTTTATTTCCGAGTATGGTAGTTTAAATTCCTTGTTAACATCCACAAACCACTGCATCATAATTTGAGGTTCTATGATTCCACCACCGCGACTATCCGTTGCAATGTTGTGGATATAGTCTTCATCGGTCTTTACAAGCAATCCTTTACTTTTTAATTTTTCTACGATAAGTGGACGAGCTTTTTTTATATGTAACCCAGCAAATTCTCCAGCAATCGGAAGGAGCTTACCCTTGTAATCAATAACCTGTTCTTTATCAAGATTGTGCCTCTCTGCGATTTCAAAGTCGACAGCATCGTGCCATGGAGTGATTGTCATAACACCAGTTCCAAATTCCATATCAACTGCCGCGTCTTTTATGATAGTTGCTTTAATTGGACCATTTATCCACTCCAGCTCTATTTGTTGTCCCTCCGTATACTCCGCATAACGTTTGTCGTCTGGGTGCATCACGATATATTTATCCCCGAATTTTGTTTCTGGGCGTGCTGTACTAATAACGAACGGACCGTATTTAAAATAATAAAAAGATGTTTTTTCTTCCACGCGCTCAATCTCTTCGTCGGAAACTGTTGTTTGGAGTTTTGGATCCCAGTTAACAATGCGATGTCCACGGTAGATTAATTCGTCATCATACATTTTTTTGAAGGCCGTTTTGACCGCAAGATTTCTTTCTTTATCAAGAGTGTATGCTTCACGGCTCCAGTCTATCGATGAACCCATTCGTTTGATTTGGTTAACAATTGTGTCGTGACTATCTTGAGCGAAATCTTCTACTCGTTTCAGAAAAATTTCACGCCCTAGGTCGTGGCGAGTTTTTTCTTCTTTTTTGTAAAGTTCCTTTTCAACTTTTTCCTGAGTGGCTATTGCGGCATGGTCTGTTCCTGGTAGCCAAAGTGTGCGTTTTCCACGCATGCGATTAAAACGCACCAGTATATCTTCTATGGCTAACATTGCAGCGTGCCCTATGTGTAATGTGCCGGTAACGTTTGGTGGAGGGAGAACGATTGAAAAAATTTCAGCATTGCTTTCGGTCACACCTTTTTCAACGCAAACATCTGGATTAAAAAATCCGCTATTTTCCCAGAGTTTATAGATATTAGACTCAGTCTCTTTAGGGTCGTACGGCTTAAGGAATTTTCCGTCCATAATGACAAAATCATATCATAAATAAGGGTTTTTTCTACCGTGCTTTACTTTCTGCATCTTTTGTTGTACAATAACCAGAGGTTTTGTTGTAAACGTTGAAAAGGAGCATGGCCATGAGTGAGAAACAAAAAACAGATGGGGCCTTCCTAGAGATTTTTGGAAATCCAGTGGACAATGGATATTCTCCAGACATCTCGTTCGTTGGGGAACTTCTTGTGGCCCTCGAAGATTTCAGGTTCGGAAGCTCTTTTGGGAAAAAGAGTAAGTCTGAAATCGAGAGAGGTCGTCGCGCATGGGAAAGCCAAAAAAAATGTGCTTTTGCTGTGTTGCGAAAGAGTCCAAGAATTTGCCACGCGAACAGTGTCCTAAGGGAACACTTGGTTCATCGGCACTTCATCTCCGTTTTGATCACGGACAAAGAATGGTCGGAGGTGTGGAAGAAGTTTCGGGAAAACTGCAAAGCCAACCCGAAGCTCATTTCATACATCGACCGAACCTTGGTCCATGTCGCCTAAAACGAGAGATTGCCATCAGCGCGGATCCTAGAAAGGGGGACCCGCGCTTTTAATTTGTCTGATTTAAAATATCCAGCAAGTCCAATCATGATTGCATTGTCGGTTGTTAGTGTTTGAGAGGGAACAAAGAGTGCAGTTTTTGGAAAATCATTCTTAATTGTTTTTTCAAACGAAGAACGAATGTGTTTGTTGGCTGACACACCGCCCCCGAGTGTAAATGTTTTTACGCCAAATTTTTCTATAGCCTTAGAGCTTTTTGAAACAAGAACTTCTGTCGCTGAATTTTCAAATTCACACGCAATTGATTCTTTAATAGATTCGCTCATCTTCGGGATTTTTTTAATAGTATACAAGACAGCGGTTTTCAACCCAGCAAAAGAGAAATCAAAATCTTTTGAATTGAGCATTGGACGAGGAAGGGGATATAAAGATTTTTCGTCTCCGTACTCTCCTCGATATTTTTCGGCAAGACGCGATATGTGAGGACCACCCGGATATGGGAGAGAAAGCATTCTGGCTACTTTGTCGAAAGCTTCGCCGACGGCATCATCTCTTGTTTGTCCAACTACTTTGTAAACACCCCATTTTTTAGCCAAAACAAGCTCTGTGTGGCCACCGGAGATAAGAAGTGAGAGCATTGGGAATATAGGCTTTTTGAGCGAAAATTTCTCTCCTGTGGAGCCCTTAAGGAGTGAGGCGAGTAGATGCCCCTCCATATGGTTTGCTGGAATAACAGGTATACCCCAGATGAAATTTAGCGCTTTAGCAAAATTGATACCAACCCAAAGCGCTGGCTCAAGACCTGGGCCACTTGTTACAACAATTAGGTCAATTTTCGGAATTTTTATTTGTGGTAAATCGGAGCACATCAATTCAAAAAGTTCGTGCTCGTGTGAGAGTAAAGTTTTTAGTTTATTTATTGTCTTAGTGTCAAAAGATTTAGTTTTGTTGGTTTTTAGTAAACCACTCTTTTTGAGTGCAGTTTTTAAAATTGGAAGAAGATTTTTTGAGTGTTCGCGTTTTGCTAGTGCTGGGTATACACCACCATATTGTTCGTGGATTTCTATTTGAGAAATTAGGGCGTTACCCAAAACAGAAACTTTTGTTTCAGTTTTAGTTTCCTTAATGTCTAAAATCGCAATCGCGGTTTCATCGCACGATGTTTCTATGGCTAGTATTTTCATGGGATGGTTAAAGTTTTTGAAAAATTAAAAGTAAATGTGATAGAGGGGTCGGTCACGGATATTTTTCTGCTGAAAAATTCCGCGACCCCGTCTCGTCTGTCCTCACAGACTGCGACTTTCGACTTCTCGCGCAAGTGAATTTGTTACTTGCTTATCGCGCACATAAAAATGCGCTTCTCTTATTTTTAGGTGCGCGATAGAGGAGTCGAACCTCTGACCTACCCCACGTCAAGGGGTCGCTCTACCAACTGAGCTAACCGCGCGTATAAATACAAAATAACTAACAATTAAGCATAATAATGGTTTTTTAACGATTTGAATAGGGTTAAATTTTGACGTCTAAAGATTAGGTTATATGCCACGCTCTGACTCTAATATTTTGTGAGGCATTTTAATCTGATGGATACGGTTCTGTATCTTTACTAGAAGCCAAGCTAAAAATAGAATAAGGATAAGGTGTAAGACCATAGCTAACCAGCCGGGAAAAAATTTAAAAAAGAAATCGTAGCGCGATACCAGAGGCCAGTGAAGCAGGTAAACTTCATAAGCATAAAGGCCAAAAAGCGAGAAAGCTTTAATCTCGAATTTTTTCAGAGAAAAAAGAAATATTACAGCGCTCATTGTGACAAGACTAATTAACTGTTCTTTCCATAAGCTTTCTCCTACACCAGAATAGTATGCAGTATAACCAACTAAGATTAACAGGGCTGTTAAA includes these proteins:
- a CDS encoding valine--tRNA ligase, which encodes MDGKFLKPYDPKETESNIYKLWENSGFFNPDVCVEKGVTESNAEIFSIVLPPPNVTGTLHIGHAAMLAIEDILVRFNRMRGKRTLWLPGTDHAAIATQEKVEKELYKKEEKTRHDLGREIFLKRVEDFAQDSHDTIVNQIKRMGSSIDWSREAYTLDKERNLAVKTAFKKMYDDELIYRGHRIVNWDPKLQTTVSDEEIERVEEKTSFYYFKYGPFVISTARPETKFGDKYIVMHPDDKRYAEYTEGQQIELEWINGPIKATIIKDAAVDMEFGTGVMTITPWHDAVDFEIAERHNLDKEQVIDYKGKLLPIAGEFAGLHIKKARPLIVEKLKSKGLLVKTDEDYIHNIATDSRGGGIIEPQIMMQWFVDVNKEFKLPYSEINGISSGDTVTLKKLMIQVVENGQVEIIPEHFSKIYFHWINNLRDWCISRQIWYGHRIPVWYRGDETYTGVETPEGDGWEQDPDTLDTWFSSGLWTFSTLGWPEKTNDLKNYHPTDVLETGYDILFFWVARMILMSTYLTGQIPFKKVYLHGLVRDGQGRKMSKSLGNIIDPVNMSDKFSTDAVRLSLIIGTAPGNDSKISEDKIRGYKNFGNKLWNIARFVLENTENIKTEDIKLGNWQSKQMKDFENILAEITGDIENYRFYLAGEKLYHYTWHVFADKIIEESKTHLGGSDQDDINATAFMLKNILHNLLKALHPFMPFVTESIWQLLPNSPSKGHKILMIEKWPI
- the tsaD gene encoding tRNA (adenosine(37)-N6)-threonylcarbamoyltransferase complex transferase subunit TsaD codes for the protein MKILAIETSCDETAIAILDIKETKTETKVSVLGNALISQIEIHEQYGGVYPALAKREHSKNLLPILKTALKKSGLLKTNKTKSFDTKTINKLKTLLSHEHELFELMCSDLPQIKIPKIDLIVVTSGPGLEPALWVGINFAKALNFIWGIPVIPANHMEGHLLASLLKGSTGEKFSLKKPIFPMLSLLISGGHTELVLAKKWGVYKVVGQTRDDAVGEAFDKVARMLSLPYPGGPHISRLAEKYRGEYGDEKSLYPLPRPMLNSKDFDFSFAGLKTAVLYTIKKIPKMSESIKESIACEFENSATEVLVSKSSKAIEKFGVKTFTLGGGVSANKHIRSSFEKTIKNDFPKTALFVPSQTLTTDNAIMIGLAGYFKSDKLKARVPLSRIRADGNLSF